In Zingiber officinale cultivar Zhangliang chromosome 3A, Zo_v1.1, whole genome shotgun sequence, the DNA window CTTTCTTTCATCCCTTTTCTCTATAGGATGGATACTTTCTTCTTGTCCCACGGATCGCCGATGCTCTCGGTCGACGAAAGCTTGCCGGCGAGGCATTTCTTCGAGTCTTGGAGGTCAAAGGTGCTTCCGGCGGCGCCCACGGCCATCCTCGTCGTCTCCGGACACTGGGAGACTGCTTCGCCCACCGTGAACGCCATCGACGGATCTAGCGACACCATCCATGACTTCTACAACTTCCCCAAACGCCTCTACGAGGTCTTCCCttgctcctctctctctctctctctctctctctctctctcgatctGTTGTTTGTTGGATGCGTGCGGATTGCAAGGTCTTCCTCTGGCGATCGGGTAGGGTTAACCGATACAATGTTGTGGCAGTTCAAGTACCCTGCGCCAGGCGCTCCCCACCTGGCAAGGAGAGTGAAGGAGCTGCTCCAGAATGCTGGTTTTGAGCATGTCAAAGAAGACAATGCACGTGGGCTCGACCATGGCGCATGGATTCCACTGATGCTGATGTATCCCGAGGCCGACATTCCCGTTTGTCAGCTCTCAGTCCAGACACAGATGGATGTCACACACCATTTCAACATGGGCAAGGCATTGGCTCCTCTTAGGGATGAAGGTGTGCTCATAATCGGCTCCGGCAGCGCCACTCACAACTTGAGAATGCTAAGCAGGGAGAATGGCCCTGTTGCGCAATGGGCGTCCGACTTCGATACCTGGCTCAAGGAGGCGCTTCTCGGTGGAAGGTAGGTAAGGTGTTCGAAGAAAATACGGAATCAGTTTTTCATCACAAAAAATGTACGAATTTCAAATTTGCCCATGATCTTAACTATTCTTAGTTACAgagatctccatgtttgttccttttggttttgGTAGATACAATGAGGTGAACAATTACATGGAGAAGGCACCTAATGCTAGAATGGCACAGCCATGGCCGGACCACTTCTATCCATTGCATGTGGCTCTAGGAGCTGCAGGGGAAAGGGCAAAGGCTGACTTGATTCATCATAGCTGGTCAAATTCTAATCTTTCTTATGCCTCATACAGGTTTGTTGCTCCCAAATGACCTGAAATCACATGTATTTCATAATTATCTTACATGAAAGGCATTTTTCTTCTGTTGTGTGTTCTAGGGTCACATGCATGTTCCCTAATGCATCTTACAGCTTTGCCATGTTTCATGTGTGTGTGTGTTCTAGTACTACTTCTGTTTCTtcctgtttgtattgttgatgttGTAATCTGTTTCTAAACATTCAGTTGTTTAAAAATGTGTGATTATCCTAGACCATCTTAAATATCTGATTATCTTAAACATCGTTGTGCAGTTAATTTCTTTGATTGCAACGACTGAACCTCATGTGCACTTTAAAAGTGGCCGGAtaggtttttattttaatttctttccttttcttttaaagtATATGAGATTGGTTCCATAGCAGAGGGGAAGGCAAGGATGAGTTATGGGGTTTAGGGTTTATATGAAGCTCAACGATGCTTTATAGTTATAGTTCATACTATAGATTAATGTAAGTATGGATTGTTGATGAACAGCTAATGAGTTTATTTAGGCTTGTACAATTGCAAGagaaaacaaaaatctcaattataAGTTAGGGTGTTGTTCTCGTGTTTGTGCTTTAATTCATGTTAGAGGAAATATAGGAAaataataacacaaataaaaGAATTCAATATTAATTAGGGATTTTTTACATGCCAAGGACCACAGATTAGGCGAAGTTGGCCGAACGGGCATTCAGGCGAAGTTGGCCGAATGTGCCTCCAATGTCGATCGGACGTGACCGTCCGAACAACCATCCTCTGAAAACTTGCGATTGGAGTTAAGAGACAAACAGTAAATCGCCCGACCCACCGGCCAACCGTCCCTGCAGATCGGACGACATGTCCATCTGACAAAACTCAAAAGGTAGCCCTCCGACAACAGGAAATCCGAGTAAAGGAAATGCCGATAGCTCTGTTCACTACGACTGAACTAGGATGTCCTTGTCGAGCGGCCTCCGGTCAACATATATTGGGACCCACCAACATATCTCATTGTACTGTTTTGGAAGTTTGTGCCGTCGACAACAGAGCATGTCCAACATACAAATCGTACTTTGGAAGCTTCTAGTCTGTCACATCAAAGATTTGCGTGCCCTCGTAAGGAAAGGTGTTAGGGAcattttttgacttgtcttttcctaggaCATCGGGAAAACATGCATGCATTTTGGGATGCGTGCATAGACGCTACAATAACACTATATAAGAAGGTCTCCATCCACAGACGGAGGTATGCGATGTTTCATTGTTCTACATACTTTTCGTTACTGTTCACGGCTACTATTCCATTCGATCGAGCTGACTTAAGCGTTGGAGGGTCAACGCCGAAGACCCTTTCTCGATCCGGCACTAATGCTCCCGGTTTTACAAGACAACTCTTCTTCTGGTCAACATCAGAGCTACCGCGAAGCCTTCTTCTAGTCAACACTAGGGCCACATTCCTAGTATGTAATTTTCTCAGTTTTCGGACAACATCACACATGAACACCAAAATTACAATATCACATAATTCTCACTTTGCTTACTATCTTTCAGGACTTCACCAACTTTTGCCCAAGACTTTATGGTATCAGGCAGGTCTTCCGCATAGCTAAAGGCCGCACCTACAGACAATACTTTCTTTGTTTACCCAAAAGCATAGCTTTCAAGACTTTCAATGCTCAAAAGCCTCATCTCTAGGATTTTTGGTCCGTTAGATGCTCGATAACATCATTTATTGAACTCTATGTACAACTTGCCAATTCTCTACGAACTTAATGCATAGAAATCAATAACACAGATAAACCAAACTTAAACCCTTTTGTCACACGTTAAATCATCTTGGTCGAACCTAACTACTCGGGCACGATCGCCCCAATTTCCCAATAATTTCAACATTAATTAGTATTAGTTCCTTTATAGCAAATTTAATTGGCTAACTAAATTCCTGCTTTAAATACTTTCagaatggtatgatatgataagacaATTAGGGTACATGAAGTTCTTGAACATCTAAGTTCATTacatttatttatatagaataacAATTAAGAAAATTTCAGAAGTTCTACATGGAATTGAAATGGGACCTAACTATCATAGACTTCAAATCCAGtcccataattttattttattttcattaagCTAAACTTAAGGCTACCTGACGAGATCCTTTTCTCACATTGCCATAGATGTCATTGAAGATCTAAGCAAAAACACAAGGACTGCTGAATAAAAGACTAGCAGTTCTTGCTGGAGTCCTTTGCACCTGTGGCAGCTGAGCTAGGATCTGCATTGATGAGCATGTTAACCACCTCTCTCCTTGTAGGGCGAGGAGATGGTAGCTTGTTGGTGCAGAGAATCGCAATTTTGAGCACCTTCCCCATACCCTCTTCTGCAAAAATTGACATCCTGGGATCATAGATTTCAGCGAGATTTTGATTATCAATATGGAAGGAGACCCAGGAGACAATGTCTTCTCCTCCAAAGTGAGGATCATTAGGACTGTGGCCGGTGATCAATTCCAACAGAACTACTCCAAAGCTATATATGTCGCTCTTCTTGGTCGCCTTAGGAGAATATGCTAGTTCTAAGGGTAAAAAGATGCAATTTCAGATGTGGATTTATATCTGAAGAAAAATATGTGCAATGAAACTGATTACCGAGAAGTATCCACTACCCATTGTTATTGTGTGCTTTCTATTCTATGTAACCTGCTGACTACAATAACTGTCTTTGTTTTTTCAATCAAATATATCCTTTAAGAGGAAAAGTATAATGAACAATGTTCTGAATGAAACAAACTCAATCTCAGTAGTAGATCTAGTAAAAACTTCATTTGGAATAATCACAAACCACAGTACAGTATCTATCTAGTAGTAGTAGCAGACTAGAAGCAGAATGAACTAAAGAAACCAAAATCATGCTCGGTACTAACGTACCACCTAAATCCTTTGTGTGGGTGGGTGGGTGTGCGACAATTTCACGATTTCATACAATAAGAAGAAATGCAATTGTGTCAATAATCATGTGGAAAAGT includes these proteins:
- the LOC122051317 gene encoding 4,5-DOPA dioxygenase extradiol-like isoform X2, translated to MDTFFLSHGSPMLSVDESLPARHFFESWRSKVLPAAPTAILVVSGHWETASPTVNAIDGSSDTIHDFYNFPKRLYEFKYPAPGAPHLARRVKELLQNAGFEHVKEDNARGLDHGAWIPLMLMYPEADIPVCQLSVQTQMDVTHHFNMGKALAPLRDEGVLIIGSGSATHNLRMLSRENGPVAQWASDFDTWLKEALLGGRYNEVNNYMEKAPNARMAQPWPDHFYPLHVALGAAGERAKADLIHHSWSNSNLSYASYRCH
- the LOC122051317 gene encoding 4,5-DOPA dioxygenase extradiol-like isoform X1 → MDTFFLSHGSPMLSVDESLPARHFFESWRSKVLPAAPTAILVVSGHWETASPTVNAIDGSSDTIHDFYNFPKRLYEFKYPAPGAPHLARRVKELLQNAGFEHVKEDNARGLDHGAWIPLMLMYPEADIPVCQLSVQTQMDVTHHFNMGKALAPLRDEGVLIIGSGSATHNLRMLSRENGPVAQWASDFDTWLKEALLGGRYNEVNNYMEKAPNARMAQPWPDHFYPLHVALGAAGERAKADLIHHSWSNSNLSYASYRFVAPK